Genomic segment of Nostoc sp. TCL240-02:
TTTGATAAGTCAAATGACTGTTGTAATTCTTCTGCTGTTAACTGCTGCGCCTTGCTTAACTGGTCTGCTTCCGTCAATTGTCGCCAGTCTAGCAGTTGCATTGTCAGTTGAGGATGAGGATGAATCACCTGTATCGGCGACTCATCGACAACACAGAAACTAGTACGTAAGACTTCATGACGTTGGACAATTTCTGCGATCGCTTTTTCTAACGCAGTTATATTCAGCAATCCGCTAATTTGCCAGAAAAACGGGACATTATAGACACAATTTTCGCCTTCTAGTTGGTCAATAAACCATAGTCTTTGTTGAGCAAAAGAGAGGGGAAGGTGTTGTTCTCGTGATACGGGTGTTAACGGTGGAGTTAGCCTGCCATTCTTTTGCGGAGATTGCTGTTGCTTTTTGAGTTTTTGTAGGACTAATTCTCGTTTTTCTGGCGAAAGTCCTTCTAGACGTTTTAGTATATCGCTCATAATATTTATTGTTTAAAATTAGTTTTTTATCGAACCACAGAGACGCAGAGAACACAGAGAAATAACAAAAATATCGAGTATTGGAATTAATACTTACAAAAGTAATTCTTGCGTCACTTCTTGGTCTGACAACTGATCAACTTCCTTTAGAATCTGTGCTAGGGCATCATTTTCTGCTTGTTCAATCTGTTGTTCGCTGACTTTTTGTGCGAGTTCAGCAATAGTTGGGTTTTCAAACAAATAACGCAAAAGAAAATCTAGAGAAAACACCTCTCTTAAGCGAGAAATAACTTGAGTTGCCAATAAAGAATGTCCTCCTAACTCAAAAAAATTATCGTGAATTCCTACCTGTTTTAATTTCATAACTTCAATCCAAATCGTAGCTAATTCTTGTTCAATTGGTGTGCGAGGAAGAACAAAATCAACCTCTAGATTTCTTTGATCAATATCAGGATCAGGCAAAGCACGACGATTAACTTTACCATTAAGAGTTAAGGGCAAAGCTTCCAGAAATACGAAAGCAGCAGGAATCATGTAATCTGGTAGCTTTTTCTTCAGGAAATTTCGTAAGCTGCTTGGTGAACTATCCTTTGCAACAACAATATAAGCCACTAGGAATTTCTTCCCTGGTTCATCTTTCTGTGCAATAACTACAACTTGTTTTATCTCAGGATGTTGAATTAAAGTCGCTTCAATTTCTGCTAATTCAATCCGAAAACCGCGAATTTTTACTTGTGTATCAATCCGACCAATAAATTCCAAATTTCCATCAGGAAGTCGGCGCACTAAATCTCCAGTTTTGTAAAGGGTATCTCCTTCAATAAAAGGATTAGGAATAAATTTTTCACGAGTTAATGTTGGTTGATTTAAGTAACCTCTAGCAACACTCGCACCACCCACATAGAGTTCACCAGGAACACCAATTGGAACTCGGTGTAAATTTTCATCTAGTATGTAAAATATGCGATCGCCAATGGGTTTTCCAATGGGAATTGAATTCACATTTTCAGCAAGTTGTTTAGGAATCGGGTAACAACAAGTAAAAACTGTGCATTCCGAAGGGCCATAACCATGAATTAATTGCGTTTCCGGCAATAATTCTAAAGCGCGATGAACATGAGATACAGAAACAGATTCTCCCCCAAACAGTAGTTGTTTTATGCCTGACAATCCTTGCGGCATTGTATCAATCATGAGATTGAATAATGCTGTAGTCAGAAATAGGGTATTAACTCTTTGTTCTTGAATAATCAGGCTTAAGCCTTCAGGTGTGGGAATTTTTTCTGGATAAAGCACACAACGCCCGCCATAAAGCAAAGGTGTCCAAAGTTCTAGGGTGAGTGCATCCCAAGAAATCGATGAATGCTGTAGCCAAGTTTGTTCTGCATCAAGGTGAATGTAATCAACCCCAAACATAAAACCAATGATGCTACGATGATTGACTTCTGTGCCTTTTGGTGTTCCTGTTGATCCAGAAGTATAAATGATATAAGCTAAATTTTCTGGATTAACTTCAATAGGTAAATTATCTTCTTGATATTGGGAAATTTTTTCCCAATCTGCATCAATATTCACCACAGTTTGATTATTGAGTGGAAGTCTATTTTGTAAATTAGTTTGTGTTAGCAAGATGGGCGTTTGTACATCTTCTAGCATGAACGCCAGTCTTTCGGAAGGATAAGCGGGATCTAGTGGAACGTAAGCCCCATCCGCTTTGAGGATAGCAAGAATTCCTACTACCATTTCTAGCGATCGCTCTACACAAATTCCCACCCTTACTTCGGGTTTAACTCCAAGCGATTGTAAATAATGAGCTAATTGATTGGCGTGGTTATTCAACTCCCGATAAGTTAAATGTTGCTTTTCATATACAAGTGCTACTGCCTCCGGCGTTTTTTCTACCTGTTCTTCAAATAAACTATGAATACATTCGTAACGAATAGAATCTATATTTTTATTATTCTCTTGTAGAATTATTTCTTCTTCTTCGGCTGCACTGAGCAGAGACAATTGGGAAATATCTTGTTGTAGATTGGTTGCCATTCCTGATAGCAGTGTTTGGAAATGCCCAATCATCCGCCCAATTGTTTCTTGCTCAAAACGGCTGGCATCATAGACAATCCTCCCAGACAATTTTGATTGAGGATTAACTACAACCGTTAGCGGGTAATTAGTGCGTTCAAAACAACGAATATGACTAATTTCTAAAGTTTTTTTTGTATCCTGTTCAGCAGAATCTAGCGGATAATTTTCAAATACTAAAAGGCTCTCGAACAGAGGCATTCCTGGGGGAATATCACTCAAACGCTGAATTTCTGCCAGTGAATAATAAGCATACTGTTCCTGTTCAAATGCTTGACTTTGTAATTGCTTGAGCCAGGGTAATAATTCTGCTTTTGGTGTAATTTTTACCCGTATGGGGAGGGTGTTGATTAATAGCCCCACCATCGAATCTACCCCCGCAAGCGTTGGTGGACGACCGGATACAGTTGCACCAAAGACCACATCACTTTCCCCACTGTAGCGGGAAATTAGTAACGCCCATGCTCCCTGCACTAAATTATTCAGAGTTAAATGATGCTGCCGCGCCACATATTGCAGTTTTTCAGTTACCGTTTGGGATAATTGAAAAGTTTGCTCATTGTATATTCCTTGTTCTTGTTCCCTATTCCCTATTAAAGAGGTAGGAGTTTCAAACCCCTGGAGGGTTTGTTGCCAGAAGTTCTTTGCTTGAGCAATATCCTGTTGCTGTAACCAATTAATATATTCTCGATATGGGCGAGAGGGCATCAGGCGTAAATGTTCGCCTCGCTGATGTGCTTCATAGAAAGCTAAGACTTCTTTGAGGATAATCTGCATTGACCAGCCATCAAAGAGAATATGATGATGGCTCCAAATAAATTGGTAAATATAGTCCTCTAGCTGAATGACAGTGAAACGCATCAGGGGAACTTGAGCTAGATCAAATCCTTTTTGGCGATCGCATTTCAAAAAGTTTTCTAAATGCTGTTGTTGTTCATCGGGCGTTAAATTCCGCCAGTCCAGTTCTTCCCACGAAAGATCCACTTGCTTACTCACCATTTGCAAGGGCTTTTCTATCTCTTCCCAATAAAAGGAACTCCGTAAAACTGGATTCCGCGCCACAACTTGCCGCCAAGCTTGCTGGAAGGTAAGAAAATTTAATTCTCCAGAGAGGATGCAAAGCAACTGCTCAAAATAAACTTCCGATTCTGGCGCATAAAGAGTATGAAACAGCATCCCCTGCTGCATGGGTGAAAGTTCATAAAGGTCTTCGATGTTGTTCATGACAATGGGGAATGGGGAATGGGGAACGGGGAACGGGGAATGGGGAATGGCTAATTATTTTTTTTGATTTTGGCGAGGAATTTGTCAAGCTGTTTTTGGCTGAGTCTGGCTGCTGAGAAGTCGGAAGGTGTATGACCGATCGCATCAGGAGATTGACAGTGGGTAATGAGCGATCGCAATGCCTCCATAAATCCAAAACCCAAATGCTCGATGGTGTCTCGTTTATGAACTTTCTCGCTGTAAGCCCAAGTCATTTCCAGTTTTCCAGCACGAATAAATCCGCTTACTCCTAAAAGGTGGCTGCGCTTGTTAAGTAAACTCTGTTGGGCTTTCATTTCTTTAGCCAAACCCAATACCGCAGATGCCGTAAGCACCTGATCGAACTGACCAAGGTAGTTAAAACTTACCTGTGCTTGGGGTAGTGCTTGTAGTTTCGCGCGTATTGTTTCATCCGGCTGCAAATATCGCAATACACCATAGCCTATGCCTCGGTTGGGAATGCGTCGCAATTGTTCTTTAACTGACTTTAAAACCTCTCCTGGATGGTCAACTTCTTGTAGCTGCAAATGAACGGGGAATAAGGTAGTAAACCAGCCTATAGTCCTCGACAAATCCACATCCTCAAACAAGTCTTCTCGTCCATGTCCCTCTAGATCAACAAGCAGAGAACGTTCACCCGTCCATTGGGCAAAGCTTTGGGCTAGGGCAGTCAACAGCACATCATTAATTTGAGTGTTGTAGGCAGAGGGGACATCCTGTAAGAGGGCGCGGGTTTGTTCTTCAGTTAAAGAAAGTGACACAGAAGCGGTTGAAGCTATAGTGTTTTCCTCTTCACCTGAAAGATAATCTACTGGCAAGGTGGTAACTTTCAAACTAGACTCACTTAGCCAGTAATCTAGTTCATCTTTAATCGCCTTTGATTTTGCATATTCTGTTAAGCGATCGCTCCAATATTGAAAGGAAGTAGTCTTAGGTGGTAATTTAATAGCTTGGCCACGGCTGATTTGTTGGTAAGCCTTAGCCAAGTCTTCAAGTAAAATTCGCCACGAAACACCATCTACTGCTAAGTGATGGATGATGAATAGTAAACGTCCAGGTTGATTGTTGTCCAACCTAAATAATGCTACTCGTGCGATGCCTGCTCTGGGCGTAGCCATCTCGTCAGTAGATAGATTCAAACTAGCTTGGAGTTCCGCATCAGCCGCTTGCATTGCTGTTTGTTGTTCTTCTGGCGACAGGTGCGACAAATTGATGACGCTAAATAATTCGTAATTCGTAATTCGTAATTCGTAATTAAACTGCTGCCAGTTTTCGCCTTCCTGCACAAATCGCAGACGCAAAGCATCGTGATGCACCAACAATTGTTGTACAACTTGCTGCAATAGCTCTGGTTGCAAATCTGGTGGCACTTCCAGTAGTGCTGACTGGTTAAAGTAATCAGGTTCGGGCAAGTTCTGCTCGAAAAACCAGTGTTGGATAGGTGTTAGCCCCACCTTGCCAGTTACTAATCCTTGTTCGGCTTTGATAGAGCGAGTCATGCCTGCCACGGCAGCTAACTCAGCAATGGTTTGGTACTGAAATAGTTGTTTAGGGGCAATTTGGATACCCGCCTGATTGGCACGGGAAATTACTTGAATGCTGAGAATGGAATCTCCACCCAGTTCAAAGAAGTTATCGTGGATGCCGACTTGTTTTAGTCTTAAGATTTCTGACCAAATTGCTGCTAATCTCTCTTCTGTAGGGGTTTGGGGTGCAACAAAGCTATCTTCTGCACTCCGAGAAAGGTCGGGGGCTGGGAGGGCGCGATAATCTACCTTCCGGTTAGCTGTCATCGGTAGCGTTTCCAGTAGCACAAACGCCGCCGGAATCATGTAGTTCGGTAGTTTCTGTTTGAGGAACTGGCGCAATTCATCGGTGGTTGGTTGCGGATGGTGCGGAACAACATAAGCCACGAGTCGCTTTTGTCCGGGGATGTCTTCACGAGCAATCACCAGAGCTTGCAACACTTGTGGGTGTTGACGTAACACTGTCTCAATCTCTCCCAACTCGACGCGGAAGCCGCGAATTTTAACCTGATCGTCAACTCGACCAAGATATTCTAGATTGCCATCTGCACGAAATCGTGCTAAATCCCCTGTTTTGTAGAGGCGATCCAATTTTGCATTTTGGATAAATTTCTCTGCGGTAAGTTCAGTCCGTTGCCAATAGCCTCTAGCTAATCCGGCTCCGCCAATATGCAGTTCTCCGGGAACTCCTATAGGGACAGGTTGCAGATATTTATCCAGGACATAAACCTGAGCATTGCTAATTGGTCGTCCAATGCTAACAGAGGAGGCTTCTGGGGTTAAGCGATCTAAGGTGGTGATAACCGTTGCTTCCGTTGGCCCGTAACTATTAAGTAATTGGGGTGGATTGGGGAGGTGAGCAACACTACTGTGCCAGTGCTTCACTTTTTCTAGTTGAGCTTCTTCTCCACCAATAATCACCATTCTGAGACTTTCGGGAATTCGGGAGTCTTCAGGGGTAAGTTCCGCTACCAACTGATGCCAATAAGCTGTGGGAAGATCCAAAACAGTTAACTGCCATTCTCGGCAACACCTCCAAAATTCATCGCTGGAGTGCAACATCTGCTCAGTTCGCAGTACCAATGTTGCACCGATCGCAAGACAAGGTAATATTTCTTCGATAGATGTATCAAAACAGATTGATGCAAATTGTAGAATGCGATAGCTTGCATTAATTCCATATTCATGCATTGCGGTCATGACAAAATTCATCAATGACCGATGTTCAATCATCACCCCCTTGGGTTTACCTGTGGAACCAGAGGTGTAAATAATATACGCGAGATTATGGAGTTGAACGTCACTAGTAGGATTGGCTGTACTGTGTTGAGCAATTATTTTCCAATCTGTATCTAAACAGATCGTTTTTCCGGCATAATCTGGTATTTTGCCGTGGAATTTTTCTTGACTGAGCAGAATGCCCAGTTGCGTATCTTCGAGAATATCAGCCAGTCGCTCTTGGGGATAAGCTGGATCGAGGGGAACATAAGCACCCCCCGCTTTGAGAATGCCGAGTAAGCCAACAATCATCTCCAAGGAACGCTCAACGCAGATACCGACCAGGGTTTCTGGTTTGACTCCCAAACTTTGCAGATGGTGGGCTAGTTGATTGGCGCGATCGCTCAATTCGCGGTAAGTTAACTGTTGACCTTCTTGCTGAATAGCTACAGCATCGGGCGTTAACTCTACCTGAGCCGCAAATAAGTCGTGAATACAATCTTTAACGGCATACTCTCTTTGAGTCTGATTCCACTCCATGAGTAACTGCTGATGAGCCTGCGTTAACAGTGGTAATTCGGAAACTCGCTGTTCTGGGTTGACTACAATTCCCTCTAGCAAAGTTTGATACTGCTGTGCCATCTGCTGGATTGTGGCAGTGTCGAATAAGTCGGTGTTGTATTCCCAAATCATAGTAATTCCCTTCTCTGCGCCATGATGCGGAATCAGAACTACATCAAGATCAAACTTTGTCGATTGGTTGCTGAGGGCTACATTTGGTCTGATGTTCAAGCCAGGAAGACTCAAATCTGGCTGGGGAGAATCATGGAAGCTGAACATCACTTGAAATAGAGGATTATAACTCAGGTTGCGTATTGGTTTCAGAACCTCCACGACCTTATCGAAGGGTAAATCTTCGTTAGCAAAGGCTTCCAGACTGACTTGACGGACTCGATCTTGTAACTCCCGAAACGTGGGATTTCCAGATAAATCGGTGCGTAAAACTAAATTATTGACGATCATGCCAATTAAATTTTCTGTCTCGCGCATCCGCCGATTTGCAACAGCTGTCCCCACACAGAGATCGTCCTGTCCGGTGTAGCGGCGCAACATGACTAAAAAAGCTGCCAGCGTCGTCATAAATAAGGTGATTCCCTCTTGACGACTGAGAACTTTCAAGGATTCGCACAAGCTAATGGGCAACTCTACCCTGACTTGAGCGCCGTTGTAGGTTTGTTCTGCTGGTCGTGGGTGGTCATAAGGTAATTCCAACAGGGGCGGACTGCCAGATAACTGTTGCTGCCAATAAGCTAATTGGGCTTGGGCTTCATCGCTTTTCACCCACTCTCGCTGCCAATGGGCATAGTCTCCAAACTGGAGGGTTAATTCCGGTAATGGGGAATGAGTACCCAAACAAAAGGCTTGATAAATTTCCAGAAACTCATTCAAAAAAACGTTGTTGAAAGACCAGCCATCATGAACCATGTGATGTTCGATATGGATCAAAATATGGTCTTGGCCGCTCAACTTCAACAATAACCACCTGACTAAAGGCAGTTGATTTAAGTAGAAAGGCTTTTGCACCTCTGCGTCAAATAGGCGTTGAATTTCTGCTTCTTGCTCAGACTCAGGAAATGTCTGGAGGTCTACGACTGTTAACTTAATTGGTTGGTGTGGATGGATTACCTGAAATAACCGTCCATCTACTGCCGGAAAAGTCGTGCGGAAGATTTCATGTCGTCGGACAATCTCACTCAAGCACTGCTCTAATGCTGCCAAATCTAGTTTTCCGGTAAATCGCAGAGTTACCTGAGCTTGATAGGCAGTACTTTCAGGAGCTACTTCTTGGATGAAATATACTCGCTCTTGAGCAAAGGAAGCAGGCAAGTATCCTGTGCGTGAAATTGGTTGTATGGGTGGACGTTGTAACTGTTGCTTGAGTTTGCTGTGCTGTTCAATCAGCTTCGCTAGACCCGCTATGGTCGGATTGGCAAAAATGTGGTGAAAGAATAACTCGACTTGGAAACTCTCGCGGATGCGGGAAAGAATCTGAGCTGCTATTAAAGAATGACCGCCCAAATTGAAAAAATTGTCATTGATTCCTATCTGCTCAAGTCCCAGTAAATCAGCCCAAATGCTTGCGAGTGTTGCTTCAGTGGAGTTACGAGGTGCGATAAAGGTTTCTTCGAGATCGGGGCGTGTGCGATCGCTAGCTGGGAGATTTTGACGATCAACTTTACCATTGGGAGTAAGGGGCAAGGAGTCGAGAATCACAAAGACTGCTGGCACCATATAGTTAGGCAGTTTTTCTTGAAGAAAGCGTTTGAGGGTAGTAACGCTCACATCAAGTTTTTGATTAGGGACAATATAGGCAACCAGCCGTTTATCACCAGGGATGTCTTCACGGACGATTACCACTACCTGCTGTACATCCGAATGTTGGCTTAAAAGCGCCTCAATTTCTCCCAGTTCAATACGGAAGCCGCGAATCTTCACCTGATGATCGACTCGCCCCAAAAATTCAATGTTGCCATCTGCTAAAAAGCGGGCTAAGTCACCAGTTTTGTAAAGCCTTCTACCTTCAGCCGACGCTCGCGGACTCGCTAACGCTGCGCTATCCTCAAACGGATGAGGGATAAATTTATCCTTGGTTAACTCTGGGCGGTTCAGATAGCCTCGTGCCAAGCCGTCGCCACCAATATACAATTCGCCAGGTGTGCCAATGGGAACTGGTTGCTGATCTTGATCGAGAATATATATTTGAGTGTTAGCGATCGCTCGACCAATGGTCAGTTGAGTGTCGCCAGTATATTCTGCTATCGTGGCACAGACTGTTGATTCCGTTGGCCCATAAGCATTAAAAAAGCGCCGCCCTTTTGACCATTCAGCAATCAGCTTCGGATTACAAGCTTCTCCGGCGACGATCAGGGTTTGCAAGTTTGGCAATTCCTCTTTTGGTAACGCTGCTAGTGCTGTAGGTGGTAGTGTTACCTGAGTTATTGATTGCTTACGCAAAAATTGAATTAAATCTGTTCCTGGGCGCAAGGAATCTTGAGTTCCAATGTAAAGGCTAGCTCCTGAACACAGAGCCACGAAAATTTCCCAAACTGAAGCATCAAAGCTGAAAGAAGCAAACTGGAGAACACGGCTGTTTTGCTGTACATCAAACAGTTTGACTTGTGCCTGGATTAAATTACACACGCTTTGATGTTGAATCAGCACACCTTTGGGTGTTCCTGTTGACCCTGATGTATAAATTACATAAGCCAGATTTTCGGGTGCAACCCCACTACTAGGATTCTCGTTGTTCTCTCGCCGAAAAGATTCCCAACCAGTATCCAGACAAATCAACTTCGCCCCACTTGCAGCCAATTCTTCAACGAATTTTTCTTGGGTTAACACCACTTGGACTTGCGAATCTGAGAGCATAAACGATAGACGCTCTTTGGGATAGGTTGGATCTAGCGGAATGTATGCTCCACCCGCCTTGAGGATACCCAACATTCCTATAATCATTTCTAGCGATCGCTCTACGCAAATCCCTACCAGCATCTCTGGTTTTACACCCAAACTTTGTAAATAATGTGCTATTTGGTTGGCTTGGTAGTTCAACTCTTGATAAGTTAATTGTTGCTCTTTGAAGACAACAGCGATACTGTTGGGAGTTTTTTCTACTTGTGCTTCAAATAACTGATGTATGCATAAATGTTTGGGATAATCTACCTTTGTATTATTCCATTCAAATAATATTTTGCATAACTCCTGCTCAGTTAAAGCAGAAGAATAATCAATAGATTGAGGAGAGTTAATTACAATTTCTGTCATAAATTTAGTAGATAAATTGCGATAGTCCATTAGCAAATAACCTAAGATTATTTGGTTTTCTTTTTTTTGATTTTGTCCATAAATATTATCAAGCTGTTTTTGATTAAGTTTGGCACCAAAAAAATCAGAAGGAGTATACCCTTGTGACTCTTTTGACGTTTAAACATAAGCTAAACATTAGAGAATAGAAATTGATCTTTTTCAGAAATGTATCAAATTTATCTTTTGAAAAACCTACTTACTTTATAGGAATTATTTTAAGGATGGCCTTTGAGGGTTTAATCAGGTGCGATCGGACTCAGAGGCCATTTTTTTACATAAATTAAGTGCGATCGCACTTAATTTAGTAGAATTTTTCCTGAAATTTCAACAATGCAACAAGCAGTGAAATTATTCCTCGACAATTTCAATTGTTTGTGGAGGCTGAACATCTTCTACCTCAGTAACAGTTTCTGGACTAAGGTGATTTTTCAGTTTGAGTTTTAACTCCTCTGAAATGGGTAAATCTTTAATTTCTTTCAGGAGATATCTTACAGATTCGGTTTTACTCCGTTCTGTATAGACAGCTTTGAGAACAGCTTCAATTCCATATCCTGCTACAGTATCCCCTACAACCGTTATCAGACCGAGTATTCCTACACCTCCAACGATGCCAAATGGGCCTCCTATTGCTGTGAGGGCAGCAACAATAGCAGCATTACTACCTGCTGATGTAACTGTTAAAATCACGAGAATTATCCCAGGAAGACCCAGACCAGCAAGTTTTTTAGCGATTTCGTCCATTTTAATTACCTAAAATCCTTTTTTCTTGGTTAAGACATTACTAAGGGTAAGAGCATGGAGTCTTTGTAAATCAAGAAACCTCTCTCAAAACCTAGACTAAGCTAAATAAGAGTAATTCACGTTCAGATTGAGTTAATATTCTTTGAGTTTTATCTCTAATTCAACCCTATCTGATAGCTCAGTATTTAATCAAAGCGATCGCTAATTTTTCCATTTACAGCAGAGATAGCTACTGTTCTTGGTGAGGCTAAATAATTTTTGCCCGTTGGATCGCCACTGCGTCCTTTAAAATTGCGATTGGTTGCATAAATACCTGTTTCTTCTTTCGCCAAAACCCCAAATCCAGAATTGATACAAGCCCCACAACCTGTCTTGAGAATTTGTGCCCCTGCTTGTTCAAAAATGTCGATATAGCCCAATTCTTGAGCTTGTTCTCTAATTTCAATGGTTGCAGGTACAATAAACAAGTTTACGCCGTCTGCCAGTTGGCGACCCTTTAAAACTTCGGCTGCTTGAGCTAAGTCATAGAGTTTTCCTCCAGTACAAGAGCCAATAAAGGCTTTGGTAATTGGAATGTTTTCTAACTGACTAATGGCAACTACCTGATCTGGTTTCGGGGGACGTGCAACTTGTGGTTCTAAACTACTGAGGTCAAATTGATAAACCCTTTCGTACTCAGCATCAGCATCGCCGATAATCTCTGGAAATTCTTCTGAAACTCGGTTTTTTAGATACTCACGGGTTACTTCAT
This window contains:
- a CDS encoding non-ribosomal peptide synthetase, encoding MNNIEDLYELSPMQQGMLFHTLYAPESEVYFEQLLCILSGELNFLTFQQAWRQVVARNPVLRSSFYWEEIEKPLQMVSKQVDLSWEELDWRNLTPDEQQQHLENFLKCDRQKGFDLAQVPLMRFTVIQLEDYIYQFIWSHHHILFDGWSMQIILKEVLAFYEAHQRGEHLRLMPSRPYREYINWLQQQDIAQAKNFWQQTLQGFETPTSLIGNREQEQGIYNEQTFQLSQTVTEKLQYVARQHHLTLNNLVQGAWALLISRYSGESDVVFGATVSGRPPTLAGVDSMVGLLINTLPIRVKITPKAELLPWLKQLQSQAFEQEQYAYYSLAEIQRLSDIPPGMPLFESLLVFENYPLDSAEQDTKKTLEISHIRCFERTNYPLTVVVNPQSKLSGRIVYDASRFEQETIGRMIGHFQTLLSGMATNLQQDISQLSLLSAAEEEEIILQENNKNIDSIRYECIHSLFEEQVEKTPEAVALVYEKQHLTYRELNNHANQLAHYLQSLGVKPEVRVGICVERSLEMVVGILAILKADGAYVPLDPAYPSERLAFMLEDVQTPILLTQTNLQNRLPLNNQTVVNIDADWEKISQYQEDNLPIEVNPENLAYIIYTSGSTGTPKGTEVNHRSIIGFMFGVDYIHLDAEQTWLQHSSISWDALTLELWTPLLYGGRCVLYPEKIPTPEGLSLIIQEQRVNTLFLTTALFNLMIDTMPQGLSGIKQLLFGGESVSVSHVHRALELLPETQLIHGYGPSECTVFTCCYPIPKQLAENVNSIPIGKPIGDRIFYILDENLHRVPIGVPGELYVGGASVARGYLNQPTLTREKFIPNPFIEGDTLYKTGDLVRRLPDGNLEFIGRIDTQVKIRGFRIELAEIEATLIQHPEIKQVVVIAQKDEPGKKFLVAYIVVAKDSSPSSLRNFLKKKLPDYMIPAAFVFLEALPLTLNGKVNRRALPDPDIDQRNLEVDFVLPRTPIEQELATIWIEVMKLKQVGIHDNFFELGGHSLLATQVISRLREVFSLDFLLRYLFENPTIAELAQKVSEQQIEQAENDALAQILKEVDQLSDQEVTQELLL
- a CDS encoding non-ribosomal peptide synthetase, translating into MTEIVINSPQSIDYSSALTEQELCKILFEWNNTKVDYPKHLCIHQLFEAQVEKTPNSIAVVFKEQQLTYQELNYQANQIAHYLQSLGVKPEMLVGICVERSLEMIIGMLGILKAGGAYIPLDPTYPKERLSFMLSDSQVQVVLTQEKFVEELAASGAKLICLDTGWESFRRENNENPSSGVAPENLAYVIYTSGSTGTPKGVLIQHQSVCNLIQAQVKLFDVQQNSRVLQFASFSFDASVWEIFVALCSGASLYIGTQDSLRPGTDLIQFLRKQSITQVTLPPTALAALPKEELPNLQTLIVAGEACNPKLIAEWSKGRRFFNAYGPTESTVCATIAEYTGDTQLTIGRAIANTQIYILDQDQQPVPIGTPGELYIGGDGLARGYLNRPELTKDKFIPHPFEDSAALASPRASAEGRRLYKTGDLARFLADGNIEFLGRVDHQVKIRGFRIELGEIEALLSQHSDVQQVVVIVREDIPGDKRLVAYIVPNQKLDVSVTTLKRFLQEKLPNYMVPAVFVILDSLPLTPNGKVDRQNLPASDRTRPDLEETFIAPRNSTEATLASIWADLLGLEQIGINDNFFNLGGHSLIAAQILSRIRESFQVELFFHHIFANPTIAGLAKLIEQHSKLKQQLQRPPIQPISRTGYLPASFAQERVYFIQEVAPESTAYQAQVTLRFTGKLDLAALEQCLSEIVRRHEIFRTTFPAVDGRLFQVIHPHQPIKLTVVDLQTFPESEQEAEIQRLFDAEVQKPFYLNQLPLVRWLLLKLSGQDHILIHIEHHMVHDGWSFNNVFLNEFLEIYQAFCLGTHSPLPELTLQFGDYAHWQREWVKSDEAQAQLAYWQQQLSGSPPLLELPYDHPRPAEQTYNGAQVRVELPISLCESLKVLSRQEGITLFMTTLAAFLVMLRRYTGQDDLCVGTAVANRRMRETENLIGMIVNNLVLRTDLSGNPTFRELQDRVRQVSLEAFANEDLPFDKVVEVLKPIRNLSYNPLFQVMFSFHDSPQPDLSLPGLNIRPNVALSNQSTKFDLDVVLIPHHGAEKGITMIWEYNTDLFDTATIQQMAQQYQTLLEGIVVNPEQRVSELPLLTQAHQQLLMEWNQTQREYAVKDCIHDLFAAQVELTPDAVAIQQEGQQLTYRELSDRANQLAHHLQSLGVKPETLVGICVERSLEMIVGLLGILKAGGAYVPLDPAYPQERLADILEDTQLGILLSQEKFHGKIPDYAGKTICLDTDWKIIAQHSTANPTSDVQLHNLAYIIYTSGSTGKPKGVMIEHRSLMNFVMTAMHEYGINASYRILQFASICFDTSIEEILPCLAIGATLVLRTEQMLHSSDEFWRCCREWQLTVLDLPTAYWHQLVAELTPEDSRIPESLRMVIIGGEEAQLEKVKHWHSSVAHLPNPPQLLNSYGPTEATVITTLDRLTPEASSVSIGRPISNAQVYVLDKYLQPVPIGVPGELHIGGAGLARGYWQRTELTAEKFIQNAKLDRLYKTGDLARFRADGNLEYLGRVDDQVKIRGFRVELGEIETVLRQHPQVLQALVIAREDIPGQKRLVAYVVPHHPQPTTDELRQFLKQKLPNYMIPAAFVLLETLPMTANRKVDYRALPAPDLSRSAEDSFVAPQTPTEERLAAIWSEILRLKQVGIHDNFFELGGDSILSIQVISRANQAGIQIAPKQLFQYQTIAELAAVAGMTRSIKAEQGLVTGKVGLTPIQHWFFEQNLPEPDYFNQSALLEVPPDLQPELLQQVVQQLLVHHDALRLRFVQEGENWQQFNYELRITNYELFSVINLSHLSPEEQQTAMQAADAELQASLNLSTDEMATPRAGIARVALFRLDNNQPGRLLFIIHHLAVDGVSWRILLEDLAKAYQQISRGQAIKLPPKTTSFQYWSDRLTEYAKSKAIKDELDYWLSESSLKVTTLPVDYLSGEEENTIASTASVSLSLTEEQTRALLQDVPSAYNTQINDVLLTALAQSFAQWTGERSLLVDLEGHGREDLFEDVDLSRTIGWFTTLFPVHLQLQEVDHPGEVLKSVKEQLRRIPNRGIGYGVLRYLQPDETIRAKLQALPQAQVSFNYLGQFDQVLTASAVLGLAKEMKAQQSLLNKRSHLLGVSGFIRAGKLEMTWAYSEKVHKRDTIEHLGFGFMEALRSLITHCQSPDAIGHTPSDFSAARLSQKQLDKFLAKIKKNN